One window from the genome of Phocoena phocoena chromosome 15, mPhoPho1.1, whole genome shotgun sequence encodes:
- the ATXN2L gene encoding ataxin-2-like protein isoform X33: MLKPQPPQQTSQPQQPPPTQQAVARRPPGGTSPPNGGLPGPLASTSAPPGPPAAASPCLGPAAAAGSGLRRGAESILAPPPPPPQQHQERPGAAAIGSARGQSTGKGPPQSPVFEGVYNNSRMLHFLTAVVGSTCDVKVKNGTTYEGIFKTLSSKFELAVDAVHRKASEPAGGPRREDIVDTMVFKPSDVMLVHFRNVDFNYATKDKFTDSAIAMNSKVNGEHKEKVLQRWEGGDSNSDDYDLESDMSNGWDPNEMFKFNEENYGIKTTYDSSLSSYTVPLEKDNSEEFRQRELRAAQLAREIESSPQYRLRIAMENDDGRTEEEKHSAVQRQGSGRESPSLASREGKYIPLPQRVREGPRGGVRCSSSRGGRPGLSSLPPRGPHHLDNSSPGPGSETRGINGGPSRMSPKAQRPLRGAKTLSSPSSRPSGEASVPPPPAVGRMYPPRSPKSAAPAPISASCPEPPIGSAVPTSSASIPVTSSVGDPGVGSISPASPKISLAPTDVKELPAKEPGRTLESQELSRIAGKVPGLQNEQKRFQLEELRKFGAQFKLQPSSSPETSLDPFPPRILKEEAKGKEKEVDGLLASEPMGSPVSSKTESISDKEDKPPLPPAGGAEGPDQPPPPCPSQTSSPPVGLIKGDDKDEGPVAEQVKKSTLNPNAKEFNPTKPLLSVNKSTSTPTSPGPRTHSTPSIPVLTAGQSGLYSPQYISYIPQIHMGPAVQAPQMYPYPVSNSVPGQQGKYRGAKGSLPPQRSDQHQPASAPPMMQAAAAAGPPLVAATPYSSYIPYNPQQFPGQPAMMQPMAHYPSQPVFAPMLQSNPRMLTSGSHPQAIVSSSTPQYPSAEQPTPQALYATVHQSYPHHATQLHAHQPQPATTPTGSQPQSQHAAPSPVQHQAGQAPHLGSGQPQQNLYHPGALTGTPPSLPPGPSAQSPQSSFPQPAAVYAIHAHQQLPHGFTNMAHVTQVSSLARRLDFQEEPMTGFLPFHPPGN, encoded by the exons ATGTTGAAGCCTCAGCCgccacaacagacctcccagccccagcagCCGCCCCCCACGCAACAGGCCGTGGCCCGCCGGCCTCCCGGGGGCACCAGCCCTCCCAACGGCGGCCTCCCAGGGCCCCTGGCCTCCACCTCGGCTCCCCCAGGGCCTCCCGCCGCTGCTTCCCCCTGCTTGGGGCCTGCAGCCGCTGCCGGGAGCGGGCTCCGCCGGGGAGCTGAGAGCATCttggcgccgccgccgccgccgccgcagcaaCATCAGGAGAGGCCAGGGGCAGCGGCCATCGGCAGCGCCAG GGGACAAAGCACAGGAAAGGGACCCCCACAGTCACCG GTGTTTGAGGGTGTCTACAACAATTCCAGAATGCTGCATTTCCTTACAGCTGTTGTG GGCTCCACTTGTGATGTAAAGGTAAAGAATGGTACCACCTATGAAGGTATCTTCAAGACACTGAGCTCAAAG TTTGAACTGGCAGTAGACGCTGTGCACCGGAAAGCATCGGAGCCAGCAGGTGGTCCTCGTCGGGAAGACATTGTGGACACCATGGTGTTTAAGCCAAGTGATGTCATGCTTGTCCACTTCCGAAATGTTGACTTCAATTATGCTACTAAAG ACAAGTTCACTGATTCAGCCATTGCCATGAACTCGAAGGTGAATGGGGAGCACAAGGAGAAGGTGCTTCAGCGCTGGGAGGGGGGCGACAGCAACAGCGATGACTACGACCTGGAGTCTGACATG TCCAATGGATGGGACCCCAATGAAATGTTCAAGTTCAATGAGGAGAACTACGGCATAAAGACCACCTATGACAGCAGTCTCTCTTCTTACAC GGTGCCCTTAGAGAAGGACAACTCAGAAGAATTTCGTCAGCGGGAGCTGCGGGCAGCCCAGTTGGCTCGAGAGATTGAATCGAGCCCCCAGTACCGCCTGCGGATCGCCATGGAGAACGATGACGGGCGCACCGAGGAGGAGAAGCACAGTGCAGTTCAGCGACAGGGTTCGGGGCGAGAGAGCCCCAGCTTGGCATCTAG GGAGGGAAAGTATATCCCTCTACCCCAACGAGTTCGGGAAGGTCCCCGGGGAGGAGTTCGATGCAGTAGTTCCCGGGGTGGCCGGCCTGGCCTTAGCTCTTTGCCACCTCGTGGCCCTCACCATCTTGACAATAGCAGCCCTGGCCCAGGTTCTGAGACACGCGGTATCAATGGAG gcccTTCCCGCATGTCCCCTAAGGCACAGCGGCCTCTGAGAGGTGCCAAGACTCTGTCTTCCCCCAGCAGCAGGCCTTCTGGAGAAGCTTCTGTTCCACCTCCTCCTGCAG TAGGCCGGATGTACCCCCCGCGCTCTCCCAAGTCAGCTGCCCCTGCCCCAATCTCAGCTTCCTGTCCTGAGCCTCCCATCGGCTCAGCAGTACCGACCTCTTCAGCTTCCATCCCCGTGACATCATCAGTTGGGGATCCTGGAGTAGGCTCCATTTCCCCAGCTTCTCCAAAGATCTCACTGGCACCCACAGATG TAAAAGAACTCCCAGCCAAGGAACCTGGGAGAACGCTGGAGTCCCAGGAGCTGTCCCGGATAGCAGGGAAag TCCCTGGCCTTCAGAATGAGCAGAAACGCTTTCAACTGGAAGAACTGAGAAAATTTGGGGCCCAGTTTAAG CTTCAGCCCAGTAGCTCCCCTGAGACCAGCCTGGATCCTTTTCCTCCCCGGATCCTAAAGGAGGAGGccaaagggaaggagaaggaggttgATGGTCTTTTGGCTTCAGAGCCCATGGGGTCCCCTGTTTCCTCCAAGACAGAATCCATATCGGATAAGGAGGACAAACCACCCCTGCCACCAGCAGGAGGCGCCGAAGGGCCGGATCAGCCCCCACCACCTTGCCCAAGCCAAACCAGTAGCCCCCCAGTGGGCCTCATCAAGGGAGATGACAAGGATGAGGGCCCTGTTGCTGA aCAAGTGAAGAAGTCAACATTGAACCCTAATGCCAAGGAGTTCAATCCCACTAAGCCGCTGCTGTCTGTG AATAAATCCACCAGTACTCCAACTTCTCCTGGGCCCCGGACTCATTCAACTCCCTCCATCCCGGTGCTGACAGCAGGCCAGAGTGGGCTATATAGCCCCCAGTACATTTCCTACATACCTCAGATCCACATGGGACCAGCCGTTCAG GCACCTCAGATGTATCCATATCCTGTGTCCAACTCAGTGCCTGGACAGCAGGGCAAGTACCGGGGAGCAAAAG GCTCCCTGCCCCCCCAGCGCTCGGACCAACACCAGCCAGCCTCAGCCCCTCCGATGATGCAGGCCGCCGCCGCTGCTGGCCCCCCTCTGGTGGCTGCCACACCTTATTCTTCCTACATCCCCTACAATCCACAGCAGTTCCCAGGCCAGCCCGCCATGATGCAGCCCATGGCCCACTACCCCTCGCAG CCGGTGTTTGCCCCCATGCTTCAAAGCAACCCACGCATGCTGACGTCGGGGAGCCATCCCCAGGCCATTGTGTCATCCTCCACCCCTCAGTACCCTTCTGCAGAGCAGCCCACCCCCCAAGCCCTTTATG CCACTGTTCACCAGTCCTATCCACACCATGCCACGCAGCTCCATGCCCACCAGCCGCAGCCGGCCACCACGCCTACTGGGAGCCAGCCGCAGTCCCAGCATGCAGCCCCCAGTCCCGTCCAG CACCAGGCGGGGCAGGCCCCACACCTGGGCAGTGGACAGCCACAGCAGAACCTGTACCACCCAGGGGCCCTGACAGGCACGCCGCCTTCTCTGCCGCCGGGACCTTCTGCGCAGTCCCCTCAGAGCAGCTTCCCCCAGCCAGCCGCTGTGTATGCTATCCATGCCCACCAGCAGCTGCCCCACGGCTTCACCAACATGGCCCATGTTACCCAG GTGAGCAGCCTGGCCAGGCGCCTGGATTTCCAGGAGGAGCCGATGACAGGATTC CTCCCCTTCCACCCCCCGGGGAACTGA
- the ATXN2L gene encoding ataxin-2-like protein isoform X9, with translation MLKPQPPQQTSQPQQPPPTQQAVARRPPGGTSPPNGGLPGPLASTSAPPGPPAAASPCLGPAAAAGSGLRRGAESILAPPPPPPQQHQERPGAAAIGSARGQSTGKGPPQSPVFEGVYNNSRMLHFLTAVVGSTCDVKVKNGTTYEGIFKTLSSKFELAVDAVHRKASEPAGGPRREDIVDTMVFKPSDVMLVHFRNVDFNYATKDKFTDSAIAMNSKVNGEHKEKVLQRWEGGDSNSDDYDLESDMSNGWDPNEMFKFNEENYGIKTTYDSSLSSYTVPLEKDNSEEFRQRELRAAQLAREIESSPQYRLRIAMENDDGRTEEEKHSAVQRQGSGRESPSLASREGKYIPLPQRVREGPRGGVRCSSSRGGRPGLSSLPPRGPHHLDNSSPGPGSETRGINGGPSRMSPKAQRPLRGAKTLSSPSSRPSGEASVPPPPAVGRMYPPRSPKSAAPAPISASCPEPPIGSAVPTSSASIPVTSSVGDPGVGSISPASPKISLAPTDVKELPAKEPGRTLESQELSRIAGKVPGLQNEQKRFQLEELRKFGAQFKLQPSSSPETSLDPFPPRILKEEAKGKEKEVDGLLASEPMGSPVSSKTESISDKEDKPPLPPAGGAEGPDQPPPPCPSQTSSPPVGLIKGDDKDEGPVAEQVKKSTLNPNAKEFNPTKPLLSVNKSTSTPTSPGPRTHSTPSIPVLTAGQSGLYSPQYISYIPQIHMGPAVQAPQMYPYPVSNSVPGQQGKYRGAKGSLPPQRSDQHQPASAPPMMQAAAAAGPPLVAATPYSSYIPYNPQQFPGQPAMMQPMAHYPSQPVFAPMLQSNPRMLTSGSHPQAIVSSSTPQYPSAEQPTPQALYATVHQSYPHHATQLHAHQPQPATTPTGSQPQSQHAAPSPVQHQAGQAPHLGSGQPQQNLYHPGALTGTPPSLPPGPSAQSPQSSFPQPAAVYAIHAHQQLPHGFTNMAHVTQAHVQTGITAAPPPHPGAPHPPQVMLLHPPQSHGGPPQGAVPQSGVPALSASTPSPYPYIGHPQVCRVGRSHSRRRQGLAPGSVLCFPPSSLSCDPAAPLPTASPALSDPDCLLT, from the exons ATGTTGAAGCCTCAGCCgccacaacagacctcccagccccagcagCCGCCCCCCACGCAACAGGCCGTGGCCCGCCGGCCTCCCGGGGGCACCAGCCCTCCCAACGGCGGCCTCCCAGGGCCCCTGGCCTCCACCTCGGCTCCCCCAGGGCCTCCCGCCGCTGCTTCCCCCTGCTTGGGGCCTGCAGCCGCTGCCGGGAGCGGGCTCCGCCGGGGAGCTGAGAGCATCttggcgccgccgccgccgccgccgcagcaaCATCAGGAGAGGCCAGGGGCAGCGGCCATCGGCAGCGCCAG GGGACAAAGCACAGGAAAGGGACCCCCACAGTCACCG GTGTTTGAGGGTGTCTACAACAATTCCAGAATGCTGCATTTCCTTACAGCTGTTGTG GGCTCCACTTGTGATGTAAAGGTAAAGAATGGTACCACCTATGAAGGTATCTTCAAGACACTGAGCTCAAAG TTTGAACTGGCAGTAGACGCTGTGCACCGGAAAGCATCGGAGCCAGCAGGTGGTCCTCGTCGGGAAGACATTGTGGACACCATGGTGTTTAAGCCAAGTGATGTCATGCTTGTCCACTTCCGAAATGTTGACTTCAATTATGCTACTAAAG ACAAGTTCACTGATTCAGCCATTGCCATGAACTCGAAGGTGAATGGGGAGCACAAGGAGAAGGTGCTTCAGCGCTGGGAGGGGGGCGACAGCAACAGCGATGACTACGACCTGGAGTCTGACATG TCCAATGGATGGGACCCCAATGAAATGTTCAAGTTCAATGAGGAGAACTACGGCATAAAGACCACCTATGACAGCAGTCTCTCTTCTTACAC GGTGCCCTTAGAGAAGGACAACTCAGAAGAATTTCGTCAGCGGGAGCTGCGGGCAGCCCAGTTGGCTCGAGAGATTGAATCGAGCCCCCAGTACCGCCTGCGGATCGCCATGGAGAACGATGACGGGCGCACCGAGGAGGAGAAGCACAGTGCAGTTCAGCGACAGGGTTCGGGGCGAGAGAGCCCCAGCTTGGCATCTAG GGAGGGAAAGTATATCCCTCTACCCCAACGAGTTCGGGAAGGTCCCCGGGGAGGAGTTCGATGCAGTAGTTCCCGGGGTGGCCGGCCTGGCCTTAGCTCTTTGCCACCTCGTGGCCCTCACCATCTTGACAATAGCAGCCCTGGCCCAGGTTCTGAGACACGCGGTATCAATGGAG gcccTTCCCGCATGTCCCCTAAGGCACAGCGGCCTCTGAGAGGTGCCAAGACTCTGTCTTCCCCCAGCAGCAGGCCTTCTGGAGAAGCTTCTGTTCCACCTCCTCCTGCAG TAGGCCGGATGTACCCCCCGCGCTCTCCCAAGTCAGCTGCCCCTGCCCCAATCTCAGCTTCCTGTCCTGAGCCTCCCATCGGCTCAGCAGTACCGACCTCTTCAGCTTCCATCCCCGTGACATCATCAGTTGGGGATCCTGGAGTAGGCTCCATTTCCCCAGCTTCTCCAAAGATCTCACTGGCACCCACAGATG TAAAAGAACTCCCAGCCAAGGAACCTGGGAGAACGCTGGAGTCCCAGGAGCTGTCCCGGATAGCAGGGAAag TCCCTGGCCTTCAGAATGAGCAGAAACGCTTTCAACTGGAAGAACTGAGAAAATTTGGGGCCCAGTTTAAG CTTCAGCCCAGTAGCTCCCCTGAGACCAGCCTGGATCCTTTTCCTCCCCGGATCCTAAAGGAGGAGGccaaagggaaggagaaggaggttgATGGTCTTTTGGCTTCAGAGCCCATGGGGTCCCCTGTTTCCTCCAAGACAGAATCCATATCGGATAAGGAGGACAAACCACCCCTGCCACCAGCAGGAGGCGCCGAAGGGCCGGATCAGCCCCCACCACCTTGCCCAAGCCAAACCAGTAGCCCCCCAGTGGGCCTCATCAAGGGAGATGACAAGGATGAGGGCCCTGTTGCTGA aCAAGTGAAGAAGTCAACATTGAACCCTAATGCCAAGGAGTTCAATCCCACTAAGCCGCTGCTGTCTGTG AATAAATCCACCAGTACTCCAACTTCTCCTGGGCCCCGGACTCATTCAACTCCCTCCATCCCGGTGCTGACAGCAGGCCAGAGTGGGCTATATAGCCCCCAGTACATTTCCTACATACCTCAGATCCACATGGGACCAGCCGTTCAG GCACCTCAGATGTATCCATATCCTGTGTCCAACTCAGTGCCTGGACAGCAGGGCAAGTACCGGGGAGCAAAAG GCTCCCTGCCCCCCCAGCGCTCGGACCAACACCAGCCAGCCTCAGCCCCTCCGATGATGCAGGCCGCCGCCGCTGCTGGCCCCCCTCTGGTGGCTGCCACACCTTATTCTTCCTACATCCCCTACAATCCACAGCAGTTCCCAGGCCAGCCCGCCATGATGCAGCCCATGGCCCACTACCCCTCGCAG CCGGTGTTTGCCCCCATGCTTCAAAGCAACCCACGCATGCTGACGTCGGGGAGCCATCCCCAGGCCATTGTGTCATCCTCCACCCCTCAGTACCCTTCTGCAGAGCAGCCCACCCCCCAAGCCCTTTATG CCACTGTTCACCAGTCCTATCCACACCATGCCACGCAGCTCCATGCCCACCAGCCGCAGCCGGCCACCACGCCTACTGGGAGCCAGCCGCAGTCCCAGCATGCAGCCCCCAGTCCCGTCCAG CACCAGGCGGGGCAGGCCCCACACCTGGGCAGTGGACAGCCACAGCAGAACCTGTACCACCCAGGGGCCCTGACAGGCACGCCGCCTTCTCTGCCGCCGGGACCTTCTGCGCAGTCCCCTCAGAGCAGCTTCCCCCAGCCAGCCGCTGTGTATGCTATCCATGCCCACCAGCAGCTGCCCCACGGCTTCACCAACATGGCCCATGTTACCCAG GCCCATGTCCAAACTGGAATCACAGCAGCCCCGCCCCCTCACCCTGGGGCTCCCCACCcgccccaggtgatgctgctgcacCCACCCCAGAGCCATGGGGGCCCCCCCCAAGGCGCGGTGCCCCAGAGTGGGGTGCCTGCACTCTCAGCTTCCAcaccctcaccctatccctacaTCGGACACCCCCAAG TATGTAGGGTGGGCAGAAGCCACAGTCGCCGCCGCCAGGGGCTTGCTCCTGGCTCTGTCCTTTGCTTCCCTCCGTCCTCGCTCAGTTGTGATCCagcagcccccctccccactgcctcccCAGCTCTCAGTGACCCCGACTGTCTCCTGACTTAG
- the ATXN2L gene encoding ataxin-2-like protein isoform X19, with amino-acid sequence MLKPQPPQQTSQPQQPPPTQQAVARRPPGGTSPPNGGLPGPLASTSAPPGPPAAASPCLGPAAAAGSGLRRGAESILAPPPPPPQQHQERPGAAAIGSARGQSTGKGPPQSPVFEGVYNNSRMLHFLTAVVGSTCDVKVKNGTTYEGIFKTLSSKFELAVDAVHRKASEPAGGPRREDIVDTMVFKPSDVMLVHFRNVDFNYATKDKFTDSAIAMNSKVNGEHKEKVLQRWEGGDSNSDDYDLESDMSNGWDPNEMFKFNEENYGIKTTYDSSLSSYTVPLEKDNSEEFRQRELRAAQLAREIESSPQYRLRIAMENDDGRTEEEKHSAVQRQGSGRESPSLASREGKYIPLPQRVREGPRGGVRCSSSRGGRPGLSSLPPRGPHHLDNSSPGPGSETRGINGGPSRMSPKAQRPLRGAKTLSSPSSRPSGEASVPPPPAASCPEPPIGSAVPTSSASIPVTSSVGDPGVGSISPASPKISLAPTDVKELPAKEPGRTLESQELSRIAGKVPGLQNEQKRFQLEELRKFGAQFKLQPSSSPETSLDPFPPRILKEEAKGKEKEVDGLLASEPMGSPVSSKTESISDKEDKPPLPPAGGAEGPDQPPPPCPSQTSSPPVGLIKGDDKDEGPVAEQVKKSTLNPNAKEFNPTKPLLSVNKSTSTPTSPGPRTHSTPSIPVLTAGQSGLYSPQYISYIPQIHMGPAVQAPQMYPYPVSNSVPGQQGKYRGAKGSLPPQRSDQHQPASAPPMMQAAAAAGPPLVAATPYSSYIPYNPQQFPGQPAMMQPMAHYPSQPVFAPMLQSNPRMLTSGSHPQAIVSSSTPQYPSAEQPTPQALYATVHQSYPHHATQLHAHQPQPATTPTGSQPQSQHAAPSPVQHQAGQAPHLGSGQPQQNLYHPGALTGTPPSLPPGPSAQSPQSSFPQPAAVYAIHAHQQLPHGFTNMAHVTQAHVQTGITAAPPPHPGAPHPPQVMLLHPPQSHGGPPQGAVPQSGVPALSASTPSPYPYIGHPQGEQPGQAPGFPGGADDRIREFSLAGGIWHGRADGLQVGQDARVLGGE; translated from the exons ATGTTGAAGCCTCAGCCgccacaacagacctcccagccccagcagCCGCCCCCCACGCAACAGGCCGTGGCCCGCCGGCCTCCCGGGGGCACCAGCCCTCCCAACGGCGGCCTCCCAGGGCCCCTGGCCTCCACCTCGGCTCCCCCAGGGCCTCCCGCCGCTGCTTCCCCCTGCTTGGGGCCTGCAGCCGCTGCCGGGAGCGGGCTCCGCCGGGGAGCTGAGAGCATCttggcgccgccgccgccgccgccgcagcaaCATCAGGAGAGGCCAGGGGCAGCGGCCATCGGCAGCGCCAG GGGACAAAGCACAGGAAAGGGACCCCCACAGTCACCG GTGTTTGAGGGTGTCTACAACAATTCCAGAATGCTGCATTTCCTTACAGCTGTTGTG GGCTCCACTTGTGATGTAAAGGTAAAGAATGGTACCACCTATGAAGGTATCTTCAAGACACTGAGCTCAAAG TTTGAACTGGCAGTAGACGCTGTGCACCGGAAAGCATCGGAGCCAGCAGGTGGTCCTCGTCGGGAAGACATTGTGGACACCATGGTGTTTAAGCCAAGTGATGTCATGCTTGTCCACTTCCGAAATGTTGACTTCAATTATGCTACTAAAG ACAAGTTCACTGATTCAGCCATTGCCATGAACTCGAAGGTGAATGGGGAGCACAAGGAGAAGGTGCTTCAGCGCTGGGAGGGGGGCGACAGCAACAGCGATGACTACGACCTGGAGTCTGACATG TCCAATGGATGGGACCCCAATGAAATGTTCAAGTTCAATGAGGAGAACTACGGCATAAAGACCACCTATGACAGCAGTCTCTCTTCTTACAC GGTGCCCTTAGAGAAGGACAACTCAGAAGAATTTCGTCAGCGGGAGCTGCGGGCAGCCCAGTTGGCTCGAGAGATTGAATCGAGCCCCCAGTACCGCCTGCGGATCGCCATGGAGAACGATGACGGGCGCACCGAGGAGGAGAAGCACAGTGCAGTTCAGCGACAGGGTTCGGGGCGAGAGAGCCCCAGCTTGGCATCTAG GGAGGGAAAGTATATCCCTCTACCCCAACGAGTTCGGGAAGGTCCCCGGGGAGGAGTTCGATGCAGTAGTTCCCGGGGTGGCCGGCCTGGCCTTAGCTCTTTGCCACCTCGTGGCCCTCACCATCTTGACAATAGCAGCCCTGGCCCAGGTTCTGAGACACGCGGTATCAATGGAG gcccTTCCCGCATGTCCCCTAAGGCACAGCGGCCTCTGAGAGGTGCCAAGACTCTGTCTTCCCCCAGCAGCAGGCCTTCTGGAGAAGCTTCTGTTCCACCTCCTCCTGCAG CTTCCTGTCCTGAGCCTCCCATCGGCTCAGCAGTACCGACCTCTTCAGCTTCCATCCCCGTGACATCATCAGTTGGGGATCCTGGAGTAGGCTCCATTTCCCCAGCTTCTCCAAAGATCTCACTGGCACCCACAGATG TAAAAGAACTCCCAGCCAAGGAACCTGGGAGAACGCTGGAGTCCCAGGAGCTGTCCCGGATAGCAGGGAAag TCCCTGGCCTTCAGAATGAGCAGAAACGCTTTCAACTGGAAGAACTGAGAAAATTTGGGGCCCAGTTTAAG CTTCAGCCCAGTAGCTCCCCTGAGACCAGCCTGGATCCTTTTCCTCCCCGGATCCTAAAGGAGGAGGccaaagggaaggagaaggaggttgATGGTCTTTTGGCTTCAGAGCCCATGGGGTCCCCTGTTTCCTCCAAGACAGAATCCATATCGGATAAGGAGGACAAACCACCCCTGCCACCAGCAGGAGGCGCCGAAGGGCCGGATCAGCCCCCACCACCTTGCCCAAGCCAAACCAGTAGCCCCCCAGTGGGCCTCATCAAGGGAGATGACAAGGATGAGGGCCCTGTTGCTGA aCAAGTGAAGAAGTCAACATTGAACCCTAATGCCAAGGAGTTCAATCCCACTAAGCCGCTGCTGTCTGTG AATAAATCCACCAGTACTCCAACTTCTCCTGGGCCCCGGACTCATTCAACTCCCTCCATCCCGGTGCTGACAGCAGGCCAGAGTGGGCTATATAGCCCCCAGTACATTTCCTACATACCTCAGATCCACATGGGACCAGCCGTTCAG GCACCTCAGATGTATCCATATCCTGTGTCCAACTCAGTGCCTGGACAGCAGGGCAAGTACCGGGGAGCAAAAG GCTCCCTGCCCCCCCAGCGCTCGGACCAACACCAGCCAGCCTCAGCCCCTCCGATGATGCAGGCCGCCGCCGCTGCTGGCCCCCCTCTGGTGGCTGCCACACCTTATTCTTCCTACATCCCCTACAATCCACAGCAGTTCCCAGGCCAGCCCGCCATGATGCAGCCCATGGCCCACTACCCCTCGCAG CCGGTGTTTGCCCCCATGCTTCAAAGCAACCCACGCATGCTGACGTCGGGGAGCCATCCCCAGGCCATTGTGTCATCCTCCACCCCTCAGTACCCTTCTGCAGAGCAGCCCACCCCCCAAGCCCTTTATG CCACTGTTCACCAGTCCTATCCACACCATGCCACGCAGCTCCATGCCCACCAGCCGCAGCCGGCCACCACGCCTACTGGGAGCCAGCCGCAGTCCCAGCATGCAGCCCCCAGTCCCGTCCAG CACCAGGCGGGGCAGGCCCCACACCTGGGCAGTGGACAGCCACAGCAGAACCTGTACCACCCAGGGGCCCTGACAGGCACGCCGCCTTCTCTGCCGCCGGGACCTTCTGCGCAGTCCCCTCAGAGCAGCTTCCCCCAGCCAGCCGCTGTGTATGCTATCCATGCCCACCAGCAGCTGCCCCACGGCTTCACCAACATGGCCCATGTTACCCAG GCCCATGTCCAAACTGGAATCACAGCAGCCCCGCCCCCTCACCCTGGGGCTCCCCACCcgccccaggtgatgctgctgcacCCACCCCAGAGCCATGGGGGCCCCCCCCAAGGCGCGGTGCCCCAGAGTGGGGTGCCTGCACTCTCAGCTTCCAcaccctcaccctatccctacaTCGGACACCCCCAAGGTGAGCAGCCTGGCCAGGCGCCTGGATTTCCAGGAGGAGCCGATGACAGGATTCGTGAGTTCTCGTTAGCTGGGGGAATTTGGCATGGAAGAGCTGATGGGCTGCAGGTGGGGCAGGATGCACGGGTTctgggtggggagtga